In Cervus canadensis isolate Bull #8, Minnesota chromosome 6, ASM1932006v1, whole genome shotgun sequence, one DNA window encodes the following:
- the MIDEAS gene encoding mitotic deacetylase-associated SANT domain protein: protein MNLQAQPKAQNKRKRCLFGDQEPAPKEQPQPLQAPPQPPAPPQSRVKEEPYFAHEGPAGAAAHSQPVELPPSNSLALLNSVVYGSERTMLSQQVGSVKWPNSVMAPGRGPERGGGGGVSDSGWQQQPGQPPPHSTWNRHSLPLYSGPKGSPHPGMGVSTYYNHPEPLKREKGGGPQLDRYGNAVRPMVPPKVQLEVGRPQAPLNSFHVAKKPPNQTLPLQPFQLAFGHQVNRQVFRQGPPPPNPVGAFPPQKQQQQQQQAALPQMQLFENFYSMQQPPPSQQPQDFGLQPAGPLGQSHLAHHSMAPYPFPPNPDMNPELRKALLQESAPQPVLPQAQIAFPRRSRRLSKEGVLPSTALDGAGTQPGQEPASNLFLHHWAPQQPPPGSLGQPHPEALGFPLELRESQLLSDGERLAPNGREREAPAMGGEEGMRAVGTGDCGQVLRSGVIQSTRRRRRASQEANLLTLAQKAVELASLQNAKDANGSEEKRKSVLASTTKCGVEFSEPSLAKRAREDSGMVPLIIPVSVPVRAVDPTEAAQAGGVDEDGKGPEQNPAEHKPSVIVTRRRSTRIPGTDAPAQAEDMNVKLEGEPSVRKPKQRPRPEPLIIPTKAGTFIAPPVYSNITPYQSHLRSPVRLADHPSERSFELPPYTPPPILSPVREGSGLYFNAIMSTSSIPAPPPITPKSAHRTLLRSNSAEVTPPVLSVMGEATPVSIEPRINVGSRFQAEIPSMRDRALAAADPHKADLVWQPWEVLESSREKQRQVEDLLTAACSSIFPGAGTNQELALHCLHESRGDILETLNKLLLKKPLRPHNHPLATYHYTGSDQWKMAERKLFNKGIAIYKKDFFLVQKLIQTKTVAQCVEFYYTYKKQVKIGRNGTLTFGDVDTSDEKSAQEEVEVDIKTSQKFPRVPPPRRESPNEERLEPKKEEKETRKEGEEEMPETQDKGEQEEGRERSRRAAAVKATQTLQANESANDILILRSHESNAPGSAGGQASEKPREGPGKSRRALPFSEKKKKIETFNKTQNQENTFPCKKCGRVFFKVKSRSAHMKSHAEQEKKAAALRQKEKEAAAAAATAAASPHQPALREESGAGERG from the exons ATGAACCTCCAGGCCCAGCCCAAGGCTCAGAACAAGCGGAAGCGTTGCCTCTTTGGGGACCAAGAACCAGCTCCCAAGGAGCAGCCTCAGCCCCTGCAAGCCCCCCCGCAGCCCCCGGCCCCTCCGCAGTCCAGAGTGAAGGAGGAGCCTTACTTTGCCCACGAGGGTCCAGCAGGGGCTGCTGCCCACTCCCAGCCGGTGGAACTGCCCCCTTCCAACAGCCTGGCCCTGCTCAACTCTGTGGTGTACGGGTCTGAGCGGACCATGCTGTCCCAGCAGGTGGGCTCGGTCAAGTGGCCCAACTCCGTGATGGCTCCCGGGCGGGGCCCGGAGCGCGGAGGGGGCGGGGGTGTCAGCGACAGCGGCTGGCAGCAGCAGCCGGGCCAGCCTCCACCCCACTCGACGTGGAACCGCCACAGCCTGCCCCTCTACAGCGGACCCAAGGGGAGCCCTCATCCTGGCATGGGGGTCTCGACCTACTACAACCACCCGGAGCCGCTGAAGCGGGAGAAGGGAGGCGGGCCGCAACTGGATCGCTACGGAAACGCCGTGCGGCCCATGGTGCCGCCCAAGGTGCAGCTGGAGGTGGGGCGGCCCCAGGCGCCCCTGAACTCCTTCCACGTGGCCAAGAAGCCCCCAAACCAGACGCTGCCCCTGCAGCCCTTCCAGCTGGCGTTCGGCCACCAGGTGAATCGGCAGGTCTTCCGGCAGGGCCCACCGCCCCCCAACCCCGTCGGGGCCTTCCCGccccagaagcagcagcagcagcagcagcaggcggcCCTGCCCCAGATGCAGCTGTTCGAGAACTTCTACTCCATGCAGCAGCCACCACCCTCTCAGCAGCCCCAGGACTTTGGCCTGCAGCCGGCCGGGCCGCTGGGGCAGTCCCACCTGGCCCACCACAGCATGGCACCCTACCCCTTCCCCCCCAACCCTGACATGAACCCGGAACTGCGCAAGGCCCTCCTGCAGGAGTCAGCCCCGCAGCCTGTGCTACCTCAGGCCCAGATCGCCTTCCCCCGCCGTTCCCGCCGCCTCTCTAAGGAGGGCGTCTTGCCTTCCACTGCCCTGGATGGGGCCGGCACCCAGCCCGGGCAGGAGCCCGCCAGCAACCTGTTCCTACATCACTGGGCCCCGCAGCAGCCGCCACCTGGCTCCCTGGGGCAGCCCCATCCCGAAGCTCTGGGGTTCCCGCTGGAGCTGAGGGAGTCGCAGTTGCTGTCGGACGGGGAGAGACTGGCACCCAATGGTCGGGAGCGGGAGGCTCCCGCCATGGGCGGTGAGGAGGGCATGCGGGCGGTGGGCACGGGGGACTGTGGGCAGGTGCTACGGAGTGGGGTGATCCAGAGCACCCGACGGAGGCGCCGGGCATCCCAGGAGGCCAATTTGCTGACCCTGGCCCAGAAGGCAGTGGAGCTGGCCTCGCTGCAGAACGCAAAG GATGCCAATGGCTctgaggagaagaggaaaagtgtGTTGGCTTCAACTACCAAGTGCGGGGTGGAGTTTTCTGAGCCTTCCTTAGCCAAGCGAGCGCGAGAGGACAGCGGGATGGTACCCCTCATCATCCCAGTGTCTGTGCCTGTGCGGGCAGTGGACCCAACTGAGGCAGCCCAAGCTGGAGGTGTTGATGAGGATGGAAAGGGTCCCGAGCAGAACCCCGCTGAACACAAGCCGTCAGTCATTGTCACCCGCCGGCGGTCCACCCGTATCCCTGGGACTGATGCCCCGGCTCAG gctgagGACATGAACGTTAAGTTGGAGGGAGAGCCTTCAGTGCGGAAACCAAAGCAGCGGCCGAGACCTGAGCCCCTGATCATCCCCACCAAGGCGGGAACTTTCATCGCCCCTCCTGTCTACTCCAACATCACCCCCTACCAGAGCCACCTGCGCTCCCCTGTCCGCCTTGCCGACCACCCGTCCGAGCGGAGCTTTGAGCTGCCCCCCTACACGCCACCCCCCATCCTCAGCCCCGTGCGGGAAGGCTCTGGACTCTATTTCAATGCCATCATGTCAACCAGCAGcatcccagcccctcctcccatcACGCCAAAGAGTGCCCATCGCACCCTGCTCCGGTCTA ATAGCGCCGAAGTCACCCCGCCTGTCCTCTCTGTGATGGGAGAGGCCACCCCAGTGAGCATCGAGCC ACGGATCAATGTGGGCTCCCGGTTCCAAGCGGAAATCCCCTCGATGAGGGACCGTGCCCTGGCCGCTGCAGACCCCCACAAGGCTGACTTGGTGTGGCAGCCATGGGAGGTCCTGGAGAGCAGCCGGGAGAAGCAGAGGCAAG tggAAGACCTGCTGACAGCTGCCTGCTCCAGCATTTTCCCTGGAGCCGGCACCAACCAGGAGCTGGCCCTGCACTGTCTGCACGAGTCCAGGGGAGACATCCTG GAAACGCTGAATAAGCTGCTACTGAAGAAGCCCCTGCGGCCCCATAACCACCCACTGGCAACTTATCACTACACAG GCTCCGACCAGTGGAAGATGGCTGAGAGGAAGCTGTTCAACAAGGGCATTGCCATCTACAAGAAGGATTTCTTTCTGGTGCAGAAACTG ATCCAGACCAAGACCGTGGCCCAGTGCGTGGAGTTCTACTACACCTACAAGAAGCAGGTGAAGATTGGCCGCAATGGGACGCTAACCTTCGGGGATGTGGATACGAGTGATGAAAAGTCGGCCCAGGAAGAGGTTGAAGTGGATATTAAG ACTTCCCAGAAGTTCCCAAGGGTGCCTCCTCCCAGAAGAGAGTCCCCAAATGAAGAGAGGCTAGAgcccaagaaggaagaaaaggagaccagaaaggagggggaggaggagatgccagagacccaggacaAGGGGGAGCAGGAAGAGGGGCGAGAGCGGAGCCGGCGGGCAGCAGCCGTCAAAGCCACACAGACACTACAGGCCAATGAGTCG GCCAACGACATCCTCATCCTCCGAAGCCACGAGTCCAACGCCCCTGGATCTGCGGGTGGCCAGGCCTCAGAGAAGCCAAGGGAAGGGCCAGGGAAGTCACGAAGGGCACTACCGTTTtcggagaagaagaaaaaaattgagacatTTAATAAGACCCAGAATCAGGAGAACACTTTCCCTTGTAAAAAATGCGGCAG GGTGTTTTTCAAGGTGAAGAGTCGCAGCGCCCACATGAAGAGCCACGCCgagcaggagaagaaggcagctgctctgaggcagaaggagaaagaggccGCAGCTGCTGCGGCCACTGCGGCTGCCTCCCCGCACCAGCCGGCCCTGAGGGAGGAGAGCGGTGCGGGCGAGAGGGGCTGA
- the PNMA1 gene encoding paraneoplastic antigen Ma1, whose amino-acid sequence MAMTLLEDWCRGMDVNSQRALLVWGIPVNCDEAEIEETLQAAMPQVHYRVLGRMFWREENAKAALLELTGTVDYAAIPREMPGKGGVWKVVFKPPTSDAEFLERLHVFLAREGWTVRDVARVLGFENPAPAPGPDMPAEMLNYILDNVIKPLIESIWYKKLTLFSGRDIPGPGEETFEPWLEHANEVIEEWQVSDIEKRRRLMESLRGPAADVIRILKTNNPDITIAECLKALEQVFGSVESSRDVQVRFLNTYQNPGEKLSAYVIRLEPLLQKVVEKGAIDKENVNQARLEQVIAGANHSGAIRRQLWLTGAAEGPAPNLFQLLVQIREEEAKEQEEAAEAALLQIGLEGHF is encoded by the coding sequence ATGGCGATGACACTGTTGGAAGACTGGTGTAGAGGGATGGATGTGAATTCCCAGAGAGCCCTGCTGGTCTGGGGGATCCCGGTGAACTGTGATGAGGCTGAAATCGAAGAGACCCTCCAGGCTGCGATGCCTCAGGTGCACTATCGAGTGCTTGGGAGAATGTTCTGGAGGGAAGAGAATGCCAAAGCAGCCTTGTTAGAGCTCACTGGCACTGTGGATTACGCTGCCATCCCCAGGGAGATGCCGGGTAAAGGAGGGGTCTGGAAAGTAGTCTTTAAGCCTCCGACTTCCGACGCTGAATTTCTAGAAAGGTTGCATGTCTTCCTAGCCCGAGAGGGATGGACTGTGCGAGATGTTGCCCGTGTCCTTGGGTTTGAGAACCCCGCTCCGGCCCCAGGCCCAGATATGCCAGCAGAGATGCTAAACTATATTTTGGATAATGTTATTAAGCCTCTTATAGAGTCCATATGGTACAAGAAGCTGACGTTGTTCTCGGGGAGGGACATCCCAGGGCCTGGGGAGGAGACATTTGAGCCCTGGCTGGAGCACGCTAATGAGGTCATTGAGGAGTGGCAGGTGTCTGATATAGAAAAGAGGCGGCGGTTGATGGAGAGTCTTCGAGGCCCTGCCGCTGATGTCATCCGCATCCTCAAGACCAACAACCCAGATATTACCATCGCCGAATGCCTGAAGGCGCTTGAGCAGGTGTTTGGAAGCGTGGAGAGCTCCAGGGATGTGCAGGTCAGATTTCTGAACACTtaccagaacccaggagaaaaaTTATCTGCTTATGTCATTCGTCTGGAGCCTCTGCTGCAGAAGGTGGTGGAGAAGGGGGCCATAGATAAAGAGAACGTGAACCAAGCCCGCCTGGAACAAGTCATTGCGGGGGCCAACCACAGCGGGGCCATCCGAAGGCAGCTATGGCTGACCGGGGCTGCGGAAGGGCCGGCCCCTAACCTCTTCCAGTTGCTTGTGCAGATCCGTGAGGAAGAGGCCAAGGAACAGGAGGAGGCGGCTGAAGCCGCCCTCTTGCAGATAGGCCTGGAGGGGCACTTCTGA